A window from Cinclus cinclus chromosome 4, bCinCin1.1, whole genome shotgun sequence encodes these proteins:
- the SUN2 gene encoding SUN domain-containing protein 2: protein MSRRSQRLVTSRYYPGDDDATTTSSASLLGGTQLPFKETTGRTIRRKSSSTKRLSPAPSTQTSYYSESMMSESYLGGSRGLAALGSSVLDDDLDSSTYWGGELSTRRRRGTGDTESSKINGVLESKTYDTYTSSSGYSSEDDYAGHYYSGQSSSGSGLRTAASRVGSFLWQVFTSPVRFMGWLFSGLAGAWHRLTGKASHLDSVPFSRRYPRLKRSLLLLLLLLLLTAAAYGAWYFYPYGLSPLSLPSFPWWGAGKLSSSDVPGAGDLTTLDQGGHRLLARFQSLEKRFEALEAELSRWELRHGAAAVAAGGEPPPGDILALLEGLVSRRDAGLKERLRTDMANHLQGELDALRTQVQRDLDGRVGKMAQASREMEARLLELNSEWQSSVQEKLRGAFRQELDKLEQEVAVLRRELASLKSDQEVMGKHVEGILEQLKTVRADVEAQFPVWISRFLSQSQQDSAAAFILQREDLQAELQALEHKILAKVLEDRRLSARDAQAGIGVALRQGGTAGVTEEQVHLIVGQALKRYSEDRVGMVDYALESAGASVINTRCSETYETRTALLSLFGIPLWYHSQSPRVILQPDVNPGNCWAFRGSQGFAVIRLSGIIRPTAVTLEHIPKALSPQGTIPSAPKDFAVYGLKEEGEEEGLLLGQFTYDHNGDPIQTFYLEGDSVGTYQLVELRVLSNWGHPEYTCIYRFRVHGEPAH from the exons ATGTCCCGCCGCAGCCAGCGCCTTGTCACCAGCCGCTATTACCCCGGGGACGATGATGCCACGACCACCAGCAGCGCATCTCTGCTGGGTGGGACCCAGCTCCCCTTCAAGGAGACCACCGGCAG GACGATCAGGAGGAAATCGAGTAGCACAAAGCGcctctctccagctcccagcacacaaACCTCCTACTATAGCGAGTCCATGATGAGCGAGTCCTACTTGGGGGGCAGCCGGGGCCTTGCTGCCTTGGGTAGCTCTGTGCTGGATGATGATCTGGACAGCAGCACATACTGGG GTGGAGAGCTCTCCACTAGGAGGAGAAGAGGCACAGGGGACACCGAGTCCAGTAAGATCAATGGGGTTCTAGAGAGCAAGACATACGACACCTACACATCTTCATCAGGGTACTCCTCCGAGGATGATTACGCTG GTCACTATTATTCAGGCCAGAGTAGCTCTGGGTCAGGTCTGAGAACTGCAGCCTCCAGGGTGGGCTCCTTCCTCTGGCAAGTGTTCACCTCTCCAG TTCGGTTCATGGGGTGGCTGTTCTCGGGGCTGGCAGGGGCCTGGCACCGCCTCACTGGCAAGGCTTCCCACCTGGACAGTgtccccttctccag GCGGTACCCACGTCTGAAGaggtccctgctgctgctgctgctcctgctgctcctcactgctgctgcctaCG GAGCTTGGTACTTCTACCCATATGGACTGTCACCGCTcagcctgccttccttcccGTGGTGGGGAGCTGGAAAGCTTTCCTCCTCTGATGTTCCTGGGGCAGGGGACCTGACCACGCTGGACCAG GGGGGACACAGACTCCTGGCTCGCTTCCAGTCCCTGGAGAAACGCTTTGAGGCACTGGAGGCTGAGCTGTCACGGTGGGAGCTGCGTCATGGGGcggcagcagtggcagcaggggGAGAACCACCCCCAGGGGACATCCTTGCTCTGCTGGAGGGACTGGTGAGCCGCCGGGACGCGGGGCTGAAGGAGCGTCTCCGCACTGACATGGCCAACCACCTCCAG GGTGAGCTGGATGCGCTCCGAACCCAGGTGCAGAGGGATTTAGATGGGCGCGTGGGCAAGATGGCACAAGCTTCCCGG GAAATGGAAGCACGCTTGCTGGAGCTGAACTCGGAATGGCAGAG CTCAGTGCAGGAAAAGCTGCGAGGCGCCTTCCGGCAGGAGCTGGAtaagctggagcaggaggtggcCGTGCTGAGGAGGGAGCTGGCAAGCCTCAAGTCAGACCAGGAGGTGATGGGGAAGCATGTGGAGGGGATACTGGAGCAGCTGAAGACTGTGAGGGCTGAT GTGGAAGCGCAATTCCCGGTGTGGATCAGTAGGTtcctgtcccagtcccagcaggattctgcagctgctttcatCCTCCAGCGGGAAGATTTGCAAGCAGAACtccaggctctggagcacaagATCCTTGCTAAGGTCCTGGAGGACAGGAGGTTGTCAGCACGGGATGCCCAGGCTGGTATTGGAGTGGCCCTGCGGCAAGGAGGGACTGCAGGAGTGACAGAGGAG CAAGTGCATCTCATCGTGGGCCAGGCCCTGAAGCGCTACAGCGAGGACCGTGTGGGGATGGTTGATTATGCCCTCGAGTCAGCAG GGGCCAGCGTCATCAACACTCGCTGCTCAGAGACCTACGAGACACGGACAGCGCTGCTGAGCCTGTTTGGCATCCCCCTGTGGTATCACTCACAGTCCCCCCGTGTCATCCTGCAG CCAGATGTCAACCCTGGGAACTGCTGGGCATTTCGTGGCTCCCAGGGCTTTGCTGTCATCCGCCTCTCTGGCATTATCCGCCCCACGGCCGTGACGCTGGAGCACATCCCAAAAGCCCTCTCGCCGCAGGGGAccatccccagtgcccccaaGGACTTTGCTGTCTAT GGCTTAAAAgaagaaggagaggaggagggccTTCTCCTTGGACAGTTCACCTATGACCACAATGGTGACCCCATCCAAACATTTTACTTGGAG GGTGACTCCGTGGGCACATACCAGCTGGTGGAGCTTCGGGTGCTGAGCAATTGGGGCCACCCCGAGTACACTTGCATCTACCGCTTCCGAGTGCATGGGGAGCCGGCGCACTGA